The window TTTCGGATTCTATTCGGTCCAGCCGATTGGGGCTCTGCCCGAAGGTGGCACAGCGCTCGTTTGGCGTGGCGAAGGTGAGCCTTTCTTTAACTCCGCCGACGCCTTGTGTTTGGAAAGGACTGGAGGTGTTTCTTTGCTCTGCCGTGGAATGGCCATGGGGCAGGCGCCCACAGACCGCATCGTCCTTCGCCTTCCATATCAAGAGTGGGCATATATGGCTTCAACCGATGGTCAAACATTCGACAGATGAAGGCTTATCTCGCACCGAAGAACCGAACTTTTTCAAAATTTATAGCAGCCAAGATTGGGGAGGTGGGGATGCAAAGATATGGCCCGATTATATTAATTTCAGCGGCGATGCTCTCTTCGTGCGGTGAAGGCACGGTCGATCCGCAAGGAAGCGTAGCCGAGAGCGGTCTAGGAGAAGCGTCTGCGGACACCCTGGCAGTTGGCTCCGTCTCTCCTACTGAAGACGCAGCCGATGCCGGTGGTGGAGCTAACAAGCTTACGTTCCCACAAATGAATGCGGTGAGGTCTGCGCGACAGTATCTGGAAATGTCGGGGTTTTCCCGCGCTGGTCTCATCCAACAGCTCTCATCTGATGCTGGCGATGGGTATTCGGTAGAAGATGCTACCGTTGCTGTGGATAGTCTTGGAGCTGATTGGAACCAGAATGCTGCCAGATCGGCTCAAGAATACCTCGAAATGATGGGGTTCTCCTGCCAAGGATTAGTCGAACAATTATCTTCGGATTTTGGAGATAGGTATACTAGCGAGCAAGCTCAGTATGGAGCACGGCAGGCTGGAGTATGTTGAAGAGGTTCTGAAAACGCCTTGGTCTTAGGAAACGAGATGAAACATTTCTTACTTCTTCCCGCGCTAGCCATAGTGAGCGCTTGCTCCCAAATTGAATCCGAAGCGCAGGAGGAAGTCGCTCGCAATCTATTCGACCCCGGCTCTGCGCAATTCAGAGACGTTCGCACGGTTGGGGAAATAATGGTTTGCGGGGAGGTGAACGGTAAGAACCGCTTAGGCGCTTACGTTGGTTTCCGGAAATTTGCGGCTGTCAAATCCGGAGGCGCATGGACGGTGGCTGTGGAAGATGCTGATGGCTCCGCAGGAGAAACCATCAGCACAATGTGCTCCATTGGGAGTTAAGGGTTACGAATAATCCTCCTCATCATGCTGAGTATTGCGCCGGCTCCAAACTTTCTCTGTGTGATGGGATATTGCTCAAAACTTGTAAGCTTTGAGCCACTCTCAAACTCATAGCCGCAGTTAGCTCATAAGATACTAGAATATTTTGTGCGCCTAGCGCATAAACCTACTCATATCTTTTGAGCGAGTCGGAGTTCGTTATGAGCCGCATTGCATATTTCAGGGTTTCTACCGAAGGTCAGAGCATCGAAAGCCAGCGAAAGGCTTTGGGTGGCAACTTCGACAAGGAGTTTGCAGACGAAGGTGTGTCAGGTGCGACTAGGGCAGTTGATAGGCCAGGGTTTGCAGACCTTCTCTCTTATGTCCGTGAAGGTGATACCGTTTGCGTAACTGCGATTGACCGGCTGGGTCGTGATGCCTTGGATGTTCAAAGCGTTGTTCGTGACCTTATCAGCAAAGGTGTCACCATTGATGTGCACGGCCTTGGACCGATAGCCAAAGGGGTAGGTGAACTTGTTGTGGCTGTGCTTGCCCAGATTGCCGATATGGAACGACAGCGTATCAAAGAGCGCTGCGATGCAGGTAGAGAGGCAGCTAGGGCTTCACTGGCTAAGAACGGAAAGACCCATAGAGGCAAAGCTAGCCTAGGTCGTCCGATGGCTGCTGATGCTCTTGCGGTAGCCAAATGGCGTAAAGACAATGGAGCCAGCATTGCACAAACTGCGCAGGAATTCGGGGTGTCTGCTGCGACTGTGAAGCGATATTGCGCAAGCGTCGCCTGAGTCACAATTACGCTGTCGGGGTGGGGCGACGATGTTGAGTGGGCCTAGAGAAAACAGTGACGGATTTCCCCGGGCTGCCCGTCGGCACTTTGGCGAAGGCACAGATCAGCGTAGTCTATTCGCCTCTGCCTCTTCGCGACATTCTGCCTCGCGGATGTAGGGGCATTCTCCTTCAGCTGCATCCGTCACCTCGAGATCCTCATCTTCTAGCGGTTTGAGATTGCCTTCCCAAAGGTAGGCATCGATGCCGTGGTAATCGATCTTGAGCCAGCGCGCTGTTTCATCGCTCGAGCCTTCGACCCAGTGCCCGAACACCAATTCTCCTTCCGAGAGCTTGGTGACGACTTCGCTGCCTTCGGTCGTGGGCTCGTTGCGCAGGTTCGCGGTCCCTGTCACCACCATCTCGATTTCTTCAGCCGGCACATCGCGCGGATAGAGCAGCCATCCGGTAAGGGCGAGGGCCCCGACGGCTACGATTCCAGCCAGAGCTTTCGCCCAGCCGGCCAGGCCAGCGGAAAACCCTTCGTCATCCGCTTCATACGGGCTTGTCGGCTCGGATTGTCCGAGAACGCGCTTTTTCTCGTTTTCGAACTCCTCATCCGTGAGGGCATTCATGGCCTTGAGCCTTTGCAGCGATTCGAGCTGGGTGAGCTTGTCCGTCATTCTCCAGTCTCTACCTCGACATAGGTTGGGCCGATGGAGGCTTCGCAATCAGCAAACACGGGGCTGCCCATCACCTCGTTTATCCCGACGCAGATGACGAAGACTTCGTCACCTGGATTGAGCTTGGCGGCGAAATTGGAATCGTGCGCGCTTACCGGCACGCTGATATTTCTCCAGCTTCCTGTTTTCAGCCTGATGACGGGCCTATCGAACAGATCGGCATCGACGCTGCTAACTCTGCCCGAAACCATGACGACATCGCCCTGAAAGCGCTGGATGGTGGCGATCTCGTTTCTTTCGAAGGAGGCCTGCAGATCTGACGCTGTGACATATTCTGTCACCCCTTCGGGCAGCACGATCTCGTATTCGGGCTCCGGCGGGGCAGGGAAGAGCGCCGCCGAGATGAACGCATAGAGGATCGTCCCGATGCCGATCGCGAGGATCGAGGAAATAATGGGGTGATCTGAAAACTCGCCTTTGATGAAGGCGAGGGCGCCTGACCGCTCTTCTGCGAAGAATGCCGCCTCGTCGGGAGCGCTAAGGATGGCAGCTTTTTCCCGTTCGAATTCGGCTTCGCTCAACGTGCCGTTGTCTCGCAGTTTCGCGAGCCGCTCGATCGCAGCATAATCTGGCATTACTTCCCCTCAGCGATACGGACGTCCCGTTCGAGATCAACTTTCTGGGGCTCCAAAAAGACATTCACAAGCCCAAATGCGCGGCAACCCCTCGCATGATGGCTACGCTTTTCTCAGCACAGAATGCGCTAAGAGAACTTGCATCTGACTTCCGTTGGGCTGGCCTTGGTAACTTGCTTGGTGACTACGGTGAGTTCGTAGCAATTGAGGCATATGGGTTAGAGAAGGCACCGGCTGGTGCAAACGGGTATGACGCTACAATGCCAGACGGTAGAACCGTTCAAATCAAGGCTAATCACGCTGCGAGCCAAATCGGTTTCAGGGGGGAGGCCGACCTGCTGTTGGTTTTAAAGGTCGATACAGACGGAAGCTGGGAGGAGATATATTTTGGCTCCTTCGCAGCGGTGAAGACGGTCTCGCGTTACTCTGCACGCGACAACAAGCACATGGTGGCGATCACGAAGCTTAAGACAATTGACCCCCCTGGATTGCCTTAAAAGTCCCCCATGTTGCGATCATGAGCTATCAGCGCGTCGGACAACTTTAGAGGGACTTGAAACCGGCACTAAATTAAGCGTTTGGCCATTTTGGTTGTTCATGTAGACCGCCTTGGAAAATGGAGAGTTAGGAAGGTTTAGATGGCAGTTTCTTCTCGGTATCGCTGGGTCGCGGTAGGCAGTTTGAATGTTCGCAACCGCTTGAACGCGGCTGAGAATGCGCCCGATTTCCAGATAGCTGACCTGATAGCGGCATTGAATGACCGAATTGCAAACCAAACTAACTTTCGGTTCTATAGCAATGAAAACCGTGTGATGTGGTGCTCACATTTAGTAGAATCAGATGATTTTTATGAACTTCTCCTTCAGACGGGAGATAAGGACGTATCTGGTTTTTCCTTCTTCCATTTCGAAAACAGAGAATTTCGAGATATTGATAAGGAAGAGGATGAGGGCGGGCATTACTCCGCTCACGTTCTTATCTCTAAGGCCGCTGACATTGAGGGGCGTCACCCTACCCTAGTTGAGAAAGTTCCGGGCATTTTCCTCGGGTCAGTCAGAGATTATTTTACATGGGCATGCCATGACCCCTCATACGAGAAAGAGGCTGAGGGCCCCGACGGCAAGCCAAGGCAATACCGGGCGATTTTTGACATTGACGGCTATAGGTCACGAACCATCGGCGACGCACTCGCCGAGGGAGTTTTAACCGACATCGAGTTCGTCTCAATTGAAGAGGATTTCGCCCTAGGCCACGATGAGCTACCAATCGTGGATGAGGTGGTTCGACAAGCTAAATGGAAAATTGGAAAGAAAGTTACCGAGGAGGTGGCGCAGGGTATCTTCGGAAAGGCTAAAGAGTTTTTTGCTGACTTTTCTGACGACCCTACAAGCTCCCAGACCTACGTGAGAATCAAGACTGAAAATGGTCAAGTTAAGAGGACGGAAATAGACTTGGACAACGCTCAAA of the Qipengyuania gaetbuli genome contains:
- a CDS encoding recombinase family protein, translated to MSRIAYFRVSTEGQSIESQRKALGGNFDKEFADEGVSGATRAVDRPGFADLLSYVREGDTVCVTAIDRLGRDALDVQSVVRDLISKGVTIDVHGLGPIAKGVGELVVAVLAQIADMERQRIKERCDAGREAARASLAKNGKTHRGKASLGRPMAADALAVAKWRKDNGASIAQTAQEFGVSAATVKRYCASVA
- a CDS encoding SHOCT domain-containing protein, producing MPDYAAIERLAKLRDNGTLSEAEFEREKAAILSAPDEAAFFAEERSGALAFIKGEFSDHPIISSILAIGIGTILYAFISAALFPAPPEPEYEIVLPEGVTEYVTASDLQASFERNEIATIQRFQGDVVMVSGRVSSVDADLFDRPVIRLKTGSWRNISVPVSAHDSNFAAKLNPGDEVFVICVGINEVMGSPVFADCEASIGPTYVEVETGE
- a CDS encoding SHOCT domain-containing protein, translated to MTDKLTQLESLQRLKAMNALTDEEFENEKKRVLGQSEPTSPYEADDEGFSAGLAGWAKALAGIVAVGALALTGWLLYPRDVPAEEIEMVVTGTANLRNEPTTEGSEVVTKLSEGELVFGHWVEGSSDETARWLKIDYHGIDAYLWEGNLKPLEDEDLEVTDAAEGECPYIREAECREEAEANRLR
- a CDS encoding Ltp family lipoprotein, whose product is MKAYLAPKNRTFSKFIAAKIGEVGMQRYGPIILISAAMLSSCGEGTVDPQGSVAESGLGEASADTLAVGSVSPTEDAADAGGGANKLTFPQMNAVRSARQYLEMSGFSRAGLIQQLSSDAGDGYSVEDATVAVDSLGADWNQNAARSAQEYLEMMGFSCQGLVEQLSSDFGDRYTSEQAQYGARQAGVC
- a CDS encoding DUF6998 domain-containing protein; protein product: MATLFSAQNALRELASDFRWAGLGNLLGDYGEFVAIEAYGLEKAPAGANGYDATMPDGRTVQIKANHAASQIGFRGEADLLLVLKVDTDGSWEEIYFGSFAAVKTVSRYSARDNKHMVAITKLKTIDPPGLP